The following is a genomic window from Leptospira selangorensis.
TCATTGGTTGCGAGCAATAGACAGATGGAAAAGTTTTTATCACAATCTCTCGTACAACGATCGTCATTCATACAAGATTCCAAAAAGAGAAGAACCAACACGATCTGAAATGCAGATTTCATTTTTTTGGACCGATTTCATAAGGAAGAAGTAGTTCTTTGATCTGGATGGATTCTTCTAAACTTGCTTCTGAAAATGCAGTATGACCTTGTTTACTTTTAATATTCACATTCGCGCCATTCTTCAGAAGAAGTTTTACTATATCCAAGTTCCGATTATAAACTGCCATCATGAGAGCAGTATGTCCATCCCTGGTTTTAGCATTGATATCTGCGCCGCTTCTGACTAAAAATTCTGCGATCTCTACTTCTCCCTCTCTGGCTGCTATCATCAAGGGAGTAAAATTTCTAGTGAATGGATCTCTTGTGTCCACGGAATAACCGGCCCTCAAACAATTCTGTAAACCGAATAGATCCCCTTTATAAACAAAATCGGAAGGATAAGGACTTCCTCCTCC
Proteins encoded in this region:
- a CDS encoding ankyrin repeat domain-containing protein → MAIFLTSCISPQYAGGGGSPYPSDFVYKGDLFGLQNCLRAGYSVDTRDPFTRNFTPLMIAAREGEVEIAEFLVRSGADINAKTRDGHTALMMAVYNRNLDIVKLLLKNGANVNIKSKQGHTAFSEASLEESIQIKELLLPYEIGPKK